A section of the Larus michahellis chromosome 1, bLarMic1.1, whole genome shotgun sequence genome encodes:
- the SYTL2 gene encoding synaptotagmin-like protein 2 isoform X2, whose translation MIDLSFLTEEEQEAIMKVLQRDAELKRAEEERVRHLPEKVKDDVQLKNMSGQWFYEAKSKRHRDKIHGADIIRASMRRKPATLAEVSQNKPNKAKNSWVSNVNKEVFVSPELHGIVEHQEEEELKSSSSSKTITAVLDKPEERSLKAAVSPVKPRRNPFNSTAPGDNLNSEESENRPATLPQLSKKEILSLSEESQPKPNLQNDETEKHKKPSVEATDESQKGLAKRPVPKARKLIHKAADPVSEREHFVPKPAKRTERINGVGTPPRGILKCSSSSSSTDSEVRVSQMLDVQKKNALPTATIFEGEAEKNSLTEEVEDSTQISLEKLKQVRFSSSTGDGDPLQSPQLHHGRVKGEFDLLESDKIESSENDAIRSNTFGNKQISAVKLSGTDSSALQVKTIGGLQDDTSASGPCATNRSDVLVNEALQTKTVTPKKLETAQQTSSNSLPHSKNDPSVDETHENKANQFLSNKSKSHKNVTDEHQLSAKTEAHEMSNTTSTSLQQGKLDLVEQQDAKTSFKPDKHADELMKVADESVSKVLDWFKRSSGTEDRKHISARSQCREPKEEVDFPTRTAVVPTEHSGPSMGGKPEVKEELLFGKIKQQNSSSSASFISEDTQLRRERIKPKKEEENEEQNDKSLTEFNCARVEEKESGQEIKQQNKKSNPLEHQEHKLLAQKHGSEKAIQEKRRIREIRAFWEGDKTIPSHGEKEVNINTNASGGSALKGLRGSDKIKPTAVYLPNGLDDQSKNTLGSAELTCASQASKNKHQNSFESGPGHAVEKPERTIPCDGEAGEYTELPKARNLQPSVDAASASPESKDKDEKETLKGRVAACSQQKPSFQILSLKEKMNEKSKNQIPSPSQFQSLRNFWDAGVKLQSSIDRGDVSLLNNTGSTTYEGKSKQDKKGRDNARKQELIQHQTQMSERERKQKLDSVVPELPLGSPTLKGLDVAHTKTTDSAQLDRKPVISKPQEKMGLAEQEVKECVEKGIVSSKEHHVSSQLLPQPPSDKDALKDMAADDRLCLPIENTENKTIPLDINLPKEEVADTVDKVVLPKAELDVFKLGLKKLEKEASEMSSSLNLKENILEERTFCSDQCKISERTGEQSHDISPADQKEEISKSTGKVNVPSIDEHENKKSLRRLFREFEPFCLQYRAAEKDDTLGGLQRSQGGLQNLLGETCASQPSEHRRMEMKTSSDANTISQTNYNVDLTCQEDTGQPEEVNETTEKFVVPSKVSGLSSALEKLMKEASETPPPKPKRAISTLQGTEMQVKSTTCDHDGELPQEITETIEKSVVPSKVNSLSSALEKLLKEASEMPPPKPKHADSTVQRTAEVEVKSVTYEDDGELPQEIREAVEKSVVPSKVSSLSSALEKLLKEASETPSPVGTVQRTAEMEVKSTTYEHDGDSLQEIRETIEKSVVPSKVSSLNSALEKLLKETSETPPPKPKCADSTVQRTAEVEVKSVTYEDDGELPQETRETTERSALSKAECGVIDINSEKLPKEISETPGSVLENMYKKMQGKIQTSQSMRAPHQQEGDHPQEIEETIEKTSVSNIAKFSEFSSSLEKLVQEASEISCPVSKELHKQEKFGDHMFPSQKEILFMTVSQPHGALGSCHTQMKVTIKEGAPERNTKTPVNDLVVSETEASEFSKKNGAINKIEERNKVPDDLPPLEGETDVTAIKPFKINEKGRRDESTSLDASENNSEFKALLEFRRASTPLKDENNSPQPEGARLCRRSQREDNDEEEGDGSNLGSKFSDENSDSHSGTGSSTRSEEELNPVLMALKRSADRKVPSKSVEDIPSATSNKGKKNNPKEELALSAEDVSAVPSQPGRPFSNPEKLKGLSKSVPSFLQEESDDRETDTASESSYSLGRIKKSPSSLTNLSGSSGMASLSSVSGSLMSIYSADFGNVDVKGNIQFAIDYVEQLNELHIFICQCKDLAVADVKRQRSDPYVKTYLLPEKYKLGKRKTSVKKKTFNPVYNEILRYKIEKSLLKNQSLNISVWHNDTFGRNSFLGEVELDLGTWDWNDKSNKQINWLPLKPRTSTVALELQNRGEMKLALRYVPHPVGGKKTLSTGEVHIWVKECHDLPLLRGNRLNSFIKCTILPDTSRKSRQKTRTVAKTTNPVFNHTMVYDGFRPEDLKEACVELTVWDHNKLANHFLGGLRIGLGTGKSYGTTVDWMDSTADETGLWEKMINSPNTWVEDTLPLRMLMVAKLTK comes from the exons gcATTTACCAGAAAAAGTCAAAGATGATGTTCAGCTAAAGAATATGAGTGGGCAATGGTTTTATGAAGCAAAGTCAAAGAGGCACAGAGATAAGATACATGGAGCAGATATTATTAGAGCTTCCATGCGCCGGAAGCCTGCCACTCTTG CTGAAGTGAGTCAGaacaaaccaaacaaagcaaagaacAGCTGGGTGAGCAACGTTAATAAAGAAGTCTTTGTGTCACCAGAACTGCATGGCATTGTGGAACATCAAGAAGAAGAAGAACTGAAATCTAGTTCAAG ttctaAAACAATAACCGCTGTGTTAGACAAACCAGAGGAAAGATCTCTGAAGGCAGCAGTCTCACCAGTAAAG CCGAGGAGAAATCCATTTAATTCCACGGCACCAGGTGATAACTTGAACAGTGAGGAATCAGAAAACAGACCAGCCACTCTACCTCAGCTATCAAAGAAGG AAATTTTGTCACTCTCAGAAGAGAGCCAACCTAAACCAAACTTACAAAATGATGAAACAGAGAAACATAAGAAGCCTTCTGTAGAAGCTACTGATGAATCACAGAAAGGACTTGCTAAGCGTCCTGTCCCAAAAGCTAGAAAATTAATTCACAAAGCAGCAGATCCTGTGTCAGAAAGGGAACACTTTGTTCCAAAACCAGCCAAACGGACTGAGAGGATTAATGGCGTTGGTACGCCGCCCAGGGGCATTCTGAAGTGCAGTTCAAGTTCAAGTTCCACTGACTCAGAAGTTCGTGTTAGTCAGATGTTAGATGTTCAGAAAAAGAATGCTCTTCCTACTGCAACTATTTTTGAAGGAGAAGCTGAGAAGAACTCTCTTACGGAAGAAGTGGAAGACTCCACACAAATTTCACTGGAAAAACTAAAACAAGTGAGGTTCTCATCTAGCACAGGTGACGGAGACcctctgcaaagcccacagctACACCATGGTAGAGTAAAAGGCGAGTTTGATTTGTTAGAGTCTGACAAAATAGAGAGTAGTGAAAATGATGCTATTAGATCAAATACATTTGGGAATAAACAAATTTCTGCTGTAAAGCTTTCAGGAACCGATTCATCAGCTTTGCAAGTAAAAACAATAGGTGGCTTACAAGATGATACGTCGGCATCTGGCCCTTGCGCCACTAATAGGTCAGATGTCCTGGTTAATGAAGCCCTGCAGACAAAGACAGTTACTCCGAAGAAACTTGAAACTGCACAGCAGACCTCCAGCAATAGCCTGCCACATAGCAAAAATGACCCGAGTGTTGATGAGACACATGAAAATAAAGCCAACCAGTTCCTGAGTAATAAATCGAAGTCACACAAAAACGTTACTG ATGAACATCAGCTTTCTGCTAAGACAGAAGCACATGAGATGTCAAATACCACTTCTACAAGCCTTCAACAAGGTAAGCTTGATCTTGTTGAGCAGCAAGATGCTAAAACCAGTTTCAAGCCTGACAAACATGCTGATGAACTCATGAAAGTGGCCGATGAATCTGTATCAAAAGTTTTAGATTGGTTTAAAAGAAGTTCTGGTACTGAAGATAGGAAGCACATATCAGCTAGATCCCAATGCAGGGAACCCAAAGAGGAAGTGGACTTCCCAACCAGAACGGCGGTTGTTCCTACAGAACACAGTGGGCCTAGCATGGGTGGAAAACCAGAAGTTAAAGAGGAGTTACTGTTTGGAAAGATAAAGCAACAGAACAGTAGTTCATCTGCATCGTTTATTTCGGAAGATACACAACTGAGAAGAGAGAGGATAAAGCctaagaaagaggaagagaatgaGGAGCAAAATGACAAATCACTAACTGAATTTAACTGTGCAAgagttgaagaaaaagaaagcggTCAAGAAAtcaagcaacaaaataaaaaatcaaaccCCTTGGAACATCAAGAACACAAGCTACTAGCTCAGAAACATGGATCAGAGAAGGccatacaagaaaaaagaagaataaggGAGATCAGAGCATTCTGGGAAGGGGACAAAACTATCCCCAGTCATGGAGAGAAAGAAGTTAATATCAATACTAATGCATCAGGTGGCAGTGCATTGAAAGGTCTCAGAGGAAGtgataaaataaaaccaactgcGGTATACTTACCTAATGGATTGGATGATCAAAGCAAGAATACGTTAGGAAGTGCTGAACTAACTTGCGCAAGCCAggcttcaaaaaacaaacatcaaaactCTTTTGAGTCTGGACCAGGCCATGCGGTTGAAAAGCCAGAAAGAACAATTCCGTGTGATGGTGAGGCTGGTGAATATACAGAATTGCCAAAAGCCCGTAACTTGCAGCCAAGTGTTGATGCCGCTTCAGCTTCCccagaaagcaaagacaaagatGAGAAAGAAACACTCAAAGGAAGAGTTGCTGCTTGTTCCCAACAGAAGCCCAGCTTCcagattttgtctttaaaagaaaaaatgaatgaaaagtcCAAGAATCAAATTCCAAGTCCTTCACAGTTCCAGAGTTTGAGAAACTTCTGGGATGCTGGAGTTAAATTACAGAGTAGCATTGACAGGGGAGATGTTTCTTTGCTAAATAATACTGGTTCAACAACCTATGAAGGAAAATCAAAGCAAGATAAAAAAGGCAGAGATAATGCAAGGAAGCAAGAGTTAATTCAGCATCAAACCCAAATGtcggagagagaaagaaaacagaaactagATTCTGTGGTACCTGAACTGCCTCTAGGATCTCCTACCCTGAAAGGTCTTGATGTGGcacacacaaaaaccacagaTTCTGCCCAGCTGGACAGAAAACCGGTTATCTCAAAACCCCAGGAAAAGATGGGTCTTGCAGAGCAAGAAGTTAAAGAATGTGTAGAAAAAGGTATTGTTTCATCAAAAGAACATCATGTTTCCTCGCAGTTGCTCCCGCAACCACCTAGTGATAAAGATGCTTTAAAGGACATGGCAGCAGATGATCGGCTATGTTTACCTATAGAAAACACGGAGAACAAGACTATTCCATTAGATATCAATCTTCCTAAAGAGGAAGTTGCAGACACTGTGGATAAGGTGGTTCTACCTAAAGCTGAGCTTGATGTATTTAAATTAGGCCTAAAAAAGTTAGAAAAGGAAGCCTCTGAGATGTCATCTAGCTTGAacctaaaagaaaacattttggaagaGAGAACTTTCTGCTCAGATCAGTGCAAGATCTCTGAAAGAACAGGAGAACAGAGCCATGACATTTCTCCTGCTgatcaaaaggaagaaataagcaaaagcacaggaaaagtgaATGTGCCATCAATAGATgagcatgaaaacaaaaaaagcctcagaAGACTGTTTAGGGAATTCGAACCTTTCTGTCTACAATATCGGGCAGCAGAAAAGGATGATACTCTTGGGGGTTTGCAGAGGTCTCAAGGTGGTTTGCAGAACCTGCTCGGAGAGACCTGTGCATCTCAACCTTCTGAACATAGAAGGATGGAAATGAAAACATCCAGTGACGCAAATACTATATCACAAACTAATTATAATGTAGACTTGACATGCCAAGAAGATACTGGTCAGCCTGAAGAGGTCAATGAGACCACAGAGAAGTTTGTTGTCCCATCCAAGGTCAGCGGTTTGAGTTCTGCTTTGGAGAAACTGATGAAGGAGGCATCTGAAACGCCACCTCCTAAACCAAAACGCGCCATTAGTACACTACAGGGAACTGAGATGCAAGTTAAAAGCACAACCTGTGACCACGATGGAGAGTTGCCACAGGAAATCACAGAGACCATAGAAAAGTCTGTTGTTCCATCCAAGGTCAATAGCTTGAGTTCTGCTTtagagaagctgctgaaggaggcCTCTGAAATGCCACCTCCTAAACCAAAACATGCTGACAGCACAGTACAGAGGACTGCTGAGGTGGAAGTTAAAAGCGTGACCTATGAGGATGATGGAGAGTTGCCACAGGAAATCAGAGAGGCTGTAGAAAAGTCTGTTGTCCCATCCAAGGTCAGTAGCTTGAGTTCTGCTTtggagaagctgctgaaggaggcCTCTGAAACACCATCTCCTGTCGGCACAGTACAGAGGACTGCCGAGATGGAAGTTAAAAGCACAACCTATGAGCATGACGGAGACTCGCTGCAGGAAATCAGAGAGACCATTGAAAAGTCTGTTGTCCCATCCAAGGTCAGTAGCTTGAATTCTGCTTTAGAGAAGCTACTGAAGGAGACCTCTGAAACACCACCTCCTAAACCAAAGTGTGCTGACAGCACAGTACAGAGGACTGCTGAGGTGGAAGTTAAAAGCGTGACCTATGAGGATGATGGAGAGTTGCCACAGGAAACCAGAGAGACCACAGAAAGATCTGCGCTTTCCAAGGCTGAATGTGGAGTGATTGATATTAATTCGGAGAAGCTACCAAAAGAGATCTCTGAAACACCAGGTTCTGTTCTGGAAAATATGTATAAGAAAATGCAAGGTAAAATACAGACTAGTCAAAGCATGCGTGCTCCACATCAACAAGAGGGAGATCATCCTCAAGAAAtagaagaaacaatagaaaaaacTTCTGTTTCAAATATTGCAAAATTCAGTGAATTCAGTAGCTCTCTAGAAAAACTTGTTCAAGAAGCATCTGAAATTTCATGTCCAGTCTCCAAAGAGTTACATAAACAAGAAAAGTTTGGGGATCACATGTTTCCATCACAAAAGGAGATTCTGTTCATGACAGTGTCACAGCCACATGGTGCGTTAGGTAGCTGTCATACACAGATGAAGGTAACTATCAAAGAGGGAGCTCCAGAACGAAATACCAAAACTCCAGTAAATGATCTTGTAGTCAGTGAAACTGAAGCTTctgaattttctaaaaaaaatggaGCTATTAATAAAATAGAAGAGAGAAACAAGGTTCCAGATGATCTCCCTCCCTTGGAAGGAGAGACCGATGTGACTGCAATCAAGCCATTCAAGATAAACGAAAAAGGAAGGCGAGATGAAAGCACATCCTTGGATGCCTCTGAAAATAATTCCGAATTTAAAGCACTGTTGGAATTCAGAAGAGCAAGCACACCACTTAAAGATGAGAACAACTCCCCCCAGCCAGAAGGAGCTCGACTCTGCCGAAGGTCTCAGCGTGAGGATAATGATGAAGAGGAAGGGGACGGCTCAAATTTGGGATCCAAGTTTTCAGATGAAAACTCCGATTCCCACTCTGGAACCGGAAGTTCAACTC GTTCAGAAGAAGAATTAAACCCTGTTTTGATGGCTTTGAAAAGGAGTGCAGATAGGAAAGTGCCTTCCAAAAGTGTAGAGGACATTCCATCAGCCACCTCAA ataaaggaaaaaaaaataatccaaaagaaGAATTAGCTCTTAGTGCTGAAGATG TTTCTGCAGTGCCTTCACAGCCCGGTAGGCCGTTTTCCAATCCTGAAAAACTCAAAGGACTGAGCAAGTCAGTACCATCATTCCTACAGGAAGAG AGTGatgacagagagacagacacagcATCAGAAAGCAGTTATTCCCTTGGCAGAATCaagaagagtcccagctctctaaCCAATCTTAGCGGCTCTTCTGGCATGGCCTCCTTGTCCTCT GTGAGCGGCAGCCTAATGAGCATCTATAGTGCAGACTTTGGCAACGTGGACGTGAAGGGCAACATTCAGTTTGCTATTGATTACGTAGAACAGCTGAACGAGCTCCACATTTTTATTTGCCAGTGTAAAGACTTGGCAGTGGCAGACGTTAAGCGACAGCGTTCGGACCC GTATGTAAAGACCTACCTGCTTCCAGAAAAATACAAGCTGGGCAAGCGGAAGACCTCTGTGAAGAAGAAAACTTTTAATCCAGTCTATAATGAAATCCTGCGG TATAAAATTGAGAAGAGTCTCCTAAAGAACCAAAGCCTTAATATCTCTGTCTGGCACAACGATACCTTTGGGAGGAACAGCTTCCTTGGTGAAGTGGAGCTGGATTTAGGAACCTGGGACTGGAATGATAAATCCAACAAGCAGATCAACTGGCTTCCACTCAAGCCAAGG ACTTCAACAGTGGCTCTTGAACTACAAAACAGAGGGGAGATGAAACTAGCCCTCCGGTATGTCCCGCACCCTGTTGGAG GAAAGAAGACCCTGTCTACGGGTGAGGTCCACATCTGGGTGAAGGAATGTCATGACCTTCCTCTTCTGAGAGGCAACAGGCTCAACTCTTTCATTAAGTG taccATTCTTCCAGACACTAGCAGAAAAAGTCGCCAGAAAACAAGAACAGTGGCAAAAACGACAAACCCAGTATTCAACCACACCATGGTCTACGATGGCTTTAGACCAGAAGATTTGAAAGAAGCCTGCGTGGAACTCACGGTCTGGGATCACAACAAACTGGCCAACCACTTCCTGGGAGGTCTCAGGATAGGTCTTGGAACAG GCAAAAGCTACGGAACTACAGTAGACTGGATGGATTCCACTGCAGACGAAACTGGCCTTTGGGAGAAGATGATAAACTCGCCGAACACGTGGGTAGAAGATACACTACCTCTCCGGATGCTAATGGTTGCAAAATTGACAAAATAA